Below is a genomic region from Deltaproteobacteria bacterium.
GTGGAGGGGCTCGTTCAGAAGTTGATTGACCGCTGCGATGAAGTCAGCAAACTTTCACCGGCGCCGCTTCTAAAAGGCAATGATGTTATGCGTATAAGGGGGATAGGAGAGGGCGCCCTGGTAGGTAAATATCTGGGATTGATTGAAGATGCCCGTATTGACGGGGAGATTGAAAACAGGGATGAGGCTATCCGCTTTCTGAAAAAATTGAAGGCCCCAGGTCCTCCTGACAATTGATTTGGTCCCATTTCTCAGCAAATTTCTGCTGTAGTGGCTAAAGGTCACGGCCTGATCGTTTTTTGCTCAGCCGGGCTGTCCGACAGCGTGTTGACTATGTCTGCGCGGCTCTCAGTTGCAAAAACCAGGGATGAATCTTTCACGAATTCTGGTGAAAAATACGGGCTATCTTCCTTCTACGTGAAGCATTCTCGTATTCCTCTTTAAGGTCCTAAGGAGAAGGTAGACAGCAAGGCCAAAGATGAAGAAAATGATCCAGCCTGTATGGAGCGCAACCTTTCCCTGGAGAAGATAGTTTTTTATCACTTCCAGCAGGGTAAAGCAGAAGATGACGGCAAAAAAACCGGAGTACTCTCTTTTGAGTACGTTCCTGAGAGAAAAGGCAAGCGCCGGTGGAGCGTAGCGCTTAAAGCTGGGAATAAAGGCAGGTGTTTTTGATGCCCATGATTCATAGGCTTCGCCAAATTTTCCTCTCAAAAATTCCTCTTCGGCGTACATGATCCGTTCATAGTATAACCAGTAGATGAGTATGAATGTCAGCGCTACCCAAATTGAATGAACGTAGAGAAAAATGCCGAACCACATAAAAAAGTTGCCAACATAAAGGGGGTGCCTTACGGTAGAGTAAATACCTGTTGAGTTGACGGTACTCGCTTTTTGCTCGCTCGTATTTCTGCCGGAGGTGCTTTTCGGTGTATGGCCTATAGTAAAAACCCTGATGATGAGACCAAAAAAGGAGACAGCAATGCAGAAAATAACCCACATGAGGTGCATCGTTTCAGAATTTCCCGGAAGTGTGAAGTTTGCCATACCGGGTATGAGCAGTATGATAAGAAGGACGGGAAGGTAGCTTCTCCATCTGAAGAGCCAGTTTCCCTGTCGGCCGAATTCTTCTTTTAAAGGCATGGATCAATATCTCCTGTGAACGAAAATTGTTGAGTCGTTAAAAAATGTAAGCCTGCAAGAATAACATAAGGGCTGTAATAAAGTAAATTGCTATCTGCTTTGCGTCTTTTCTTTACTCCTTTCACGATCCATGGAGATCGCAGGGGGGATTGCCGCATTCATTTTACGTTTTTAAAGGAGGCTCTTTCAAGCTTAATGAAAAGAATGAAGGTCAGTTTTTACGGGGGACTTCAATAATAAGGGATATGGCGGGTGTCAAAATTTATAAAAGAGCAGTTGCCCCCTCTATTCGTGAGGTTAATAAAAAAGGCGAAGCATTATTGCCCGCCTTTTCTAAACGTAAATATAAAGGGTTGCTTATCTTTTTCTATTCTTTTTACTTCTAACAAGAACGACCGCTTCCTTGCGGTCCATCCTGCTTTTTGCAGCGATCGCCACCAGAGTGCCGAGAGTTACCAAAGCTATTGCTGTTATTGTCATCTCTATTCTCCTCGCTGTAATTGATTATCTAAACTTTAGACTATAACTGTACTATAAAAGTTCCACCACGTCCAGTGTATATTTTATATATACCGGTTTTGCAGCCATAAGTTCTTTCTGTTCTCTTCCCTGATATTACTTCGCCGGCCGTAAAGGGTGGCCGGAGTAAGGATTATAATAATTCTTTGCCCTTGACATGTGATTTTATTTTGATATGCTTCCTCTTAATCAAAGGGGGCAAGTGGCAGCGGTTTACATAATAGGGTCTGCTGGTGTTTGCCGCAGTCATAATTAAAAATACAGATAAGGAGAAATTGTTTATGAAGAAATTAATAATGGCAGTAATGATTTGTTCTTTTGCAACGCCGGCGATTGCGGAAGACGGTGTGGTAGTGAGTGGTGCTGTAGAGATTCAATATCGATCGAGTGATGATTATTATGATGATAATGCCCCTGCTGAATACCCAAGCATTGATC
It encodes:
- a CDS encoding isoprenylcysteine carboxylmethyltransferase family protein, whose protein sequence is MPLKEEFGRQGNWLFRWRSYLPVLLIILLIPGMANFTLPGNSETMHLMWVIFCIAVSFFGLIIRVFTIGHTPKSTSGRNTSEQKASTVNSTGIYSTVRHPLYVGNFFMWFGIFLYVHSIWVALTFILIYWLYYERIMYAEEEFLRGKFGEAYESWASKTPAFIPSFKRYAPPALAFSLRNVLKREYSGFFAVIFCFTLLEVIKNYLLQGKVALHTGWIIFFIFGLAVYLLLRTLKRNTRMLHVEGR